GCGAGAACTCGCAAAGTAATTAAACCTGGAGCCTGCGTTCTGTTAGCCACAGTGATTCCTGCATGTGAAACTTGGgtcagactgcagctgaaatcatgaaaatattcaaacaaaCTCCGCCTGCCGTCAGCGTCCGTTCCGTTACCTCATCTGCGCAAGGAGCATGGCATGAGTATACACGTTACAGCATCTCATGAAtccgttttttctttttttttggaggcaATCAAGttccaaagaaaacatattaatgatgagaaaacaaaaccactgTCGCCACAACCTAAATGATCACCCGGGCAAAGGAGGAACGGACTTGACGCTGATTGTCTAGCAACAGTGTTGACCTTGTGAAACAGCCTAAATTAAAAGCAGAAGCTGTGCTAGCGTTCGCTCCTTCCTGTTCCAATTACTGCTGTTCTGTTGAGCGTATTGTTCCCCGTCCTCCTGGCACCCTGCTGCAGCTTTACAGCTGTTGGGTTTTTACCACCTTAAAgaaaggagagggaggggggctcgAAATCTGTCTGGTAAAGCCTCAACGAAGCTAAGAAATGTTCAATATCTGATCAAATCAACCCCGCCTCCCCCATGTTGTTCAACAGACTCAAGATTAGCACTGAACTCAGAAACAACTACTTCTCATCTGATCTCTCAGCTTTTCTAACACCAAGTCACCGTTTCTCCTACTTCCTAATTCAAAGTTAATAAGTCACATAATCTATACTGGATAACCAGGCTGGGTGTTCCTTTTAGGGGGGATATACTGCTGACCAGGGGGATAAAATCATTTAATGAGCACTTCCTGGGGCCTTTTAACGGCCACAATAATGGCTCCTGGTAATTAATGTTCAGTCAATGGCAGGTTGTTGTAAAGGCATACTTTATACGGCCTAAttgaaaacacaagtttgagtccttcagctgtttttttggGGCTTCATAGGTTCCATTGCtcctttatttgtttgttgaatGACTTAGaatgtaaatatgtaaataaataacCTGTCATGGGCTTCCTTCAGCATCTGGAATTGGACGATTTTGAATTGAAAGCAGCGGTAGAGAACAGAGATGGATTTGTAGGGTGCAGTAGCAGCTCGGTTAGGAACGAATCATTGAACTGGTGAGGTATTTTGGTCGGGCAAAGTGAAAGCCACCACTTGTGCACATTGTAATCACTACCATCGTAGCTCTTGATGAAGGTTCGCTGTTCACAAATCACAGTGACGCCCGCCATGCGTTTCCTGGATTTATTATTGAAGcaaaaataacagtaataatcAACAGACTATATCAGAGCTGACCCTTCATGCTTCACACTCAAATACCTCCAAATTTCACTAAATCACACCCCTTGACTCAATCAGAGAACTGAAATTGTGAAATGGAAACAAACTATGAACAAAACACTTTGTTTGGCTGCTACAGTCATATTTCTCAACCTTCCCCTCCCAATTTGCATCTTTAACCCCGGTCGTATCAGAACCAGATTGTTTCAGGCTATAAGTTTCAATATCCTTTTACAACCTCTTTCCTCACACAGTATTTTAAAGCGGCAGCTGGAATCAGTCCACGAACATCTGCTGACGCCGAGGTCTGAGAAAGCGGCGCGGCTCGCTCTCGCTTTAAGCAGCTGGTGTTTTCAGTTCTTTCTAATCCACTAAGAAAATGGATGAACTGTTTTGGAAACACGGGTTTTGAGTTTCAATGGTGTGCTGAAACTATTTTAATGAGTAAATTAGTGGCTGAACAAAAACAATGGTCAGCGGCTGCCCATCAGTCAtaatgtttccctttttttttttttttttttaaggtcgCTGCTTTCTACCTCAAGGCTTTTCTCTGGTCTGCAGGATCCTTAAAGAGTAAAAAAGAAACTCAACTTAAAGCAACATATCCATTCAGGAATATTCAGCTAAGTTAAAGTTTCCCCATCCACCCACCACAGTGCGAAGGACAGAGCCCGCGTTGTATCCCCACCGCAGTTATTGTGGTTGTAATCCCActccaggagtgtgtgtctggtggtGTGTTATCTGTCGTCTCAGGGATGTTTGCCTGCGCAGTTCGGAGGGGTCACCGCACGCCGCGTGCTGTGACAGCCGCATCCTGTCATAGGATGTGCATGGATAACATTCCTAACCTGTTGTTAattccttttaatttttttctcaaaactatcttgtgttttgtttgaaaacacCAGGGGCGTgagcacggggggggggggggaaagagtCAACTTTTGCCACCCGACAGCGCAGAAACATAAACAGTTCTCACATTTGAAGACCTGAATGGTTTCGTTCCCCAAATATTCTCATGCTTCATTTTTTCAAGGATGCATGACAATAGTGTGAAGGTCAATTGTTGAGGTTTGTATTAGTTTTTTCTTGCAGCCTCATAAGTCAGGATAGCACCCCTATAGCACAGCAAGACAATTCCCAATTGGAGTGTACAAAATCTCCCCAAAACGTGTAAGAAATTATGACTCTATATCTCTGATGGACCTGTACGGGCTGTACTgggcagctgggatcggctccaatACCCAACGAAGACTCAAAGTCAGATAAAGTgctgtagaagatggatggaagtgCGGCTATATCATTTGCCATATAACCAACCACATTCACACTGTTGGTACTTTTACAACTATTCTACTGATAATGCTTGCAGCAATGACTTTTCTAAGTTAGTGAAAATAATCCTCTTCTGAGCTGAAACTATGCCTATAAAGCTGGTGCGTTGCGCTGTACAGTATTTCCTGGAGGATTTATGGGCCCAAATGAATTCCGAGTTTAAGCTGAAGTAGCATTTCTCTTAACAAAGAGTGGGAGCGCAAAGCAGCGAGCGGGGACTTCGGGGTCCTCTGCGGACATCTGGAAAAGTAATGGAGGCAGGGCGGGGCTCATTATGACATCCAAGGTGTTGTCTCCggagtctgggtggaggtcaAGTCCAACTCCCAAGATTTAGGGCTGGGGCTCCTTCTCCTTTCTCATGATGTTACTGATTTCGTAGCTCAGCACATatgcagggagggaggggaaaggCTCCCTCAGGAGACGCACCGCAGCTGCAGCACACTTCCCCCCTCATCCAGGCCTCCTCCCTATTCTCCCCAGGGAGGAAGCAGGCCTCATCCTCAAATACCATAAAGTAAAGAGCCGCTGTCCCCTGCACAAACTCTCTGGCTGTAGCCCCTTAATAGGGTgtgacagtgtttgtttttgctgaagtctccttttctgtcttcatcCCAAATTCAAAAGTGCAAATGGCAATTTTAAAGACGGCTCCAGATTAGGAGAAGATTGTAAAAGCCCAATAAACAAGTGAGACAGCAGCATAGCAGAAAGCAGTTAATGCAAGGTCAGATAGCGGCACTCGAAATATATCTAACCTCATAACAcgagcacaaacacacgcacatgAGCCTCTGGGGTGCAGTCGCCTGTAAGCCAAAACCTGGGAAAGCATTTTGTGCAATCTGCAAATGGGTCTTGTTTCAGACATAATcaaaaggactttttttttttttttttttttcaggaaaagagatcctaaattaaacaaaaagaaaaaaaagcaggagacAGTAGAGCATGATGTTAATGTCAAAATGCTGTAAATAGCTTTGGCAATATACAATTATCTTCTGCGTCATATCACCGTCTGTGGGCGAAGGAAGAGTTAAACCTGGACAGTCCAGCACTCAGCCACAcctgcagttcatctgagagTCATTTGTGAAGCATTATACCACTGTTCTGTCCAGCTATAATCCTAAACTCAGtacatttcttcatttgaaaaagtttcaaatgaGTAAAGCATATGTTCCCTCTTGTTTTTGAATGATGAATTCAATCCCCCTGAAGAAACTGAGCTGTCTGCTATCTCTTGCTTGCAGGATTGTTCATGAGAACGTGTTTTTGCATATTGTAAGGAGGAGCTGGGAGGATTCCTCCTTGAGGATGACAAGTAAAACTAGGTTGTCTGGGAGTAAAACAAACcgaatgtttaaaaaaaaaagaacaatctgGTTTCAATTACACTTTAAGCATAGACGCTGTTGTTAAGACATGCCCAACTCGCTCCACCACACCAATGTTGCTTACATTTGGTTATTCATGCTTTGGGAATGTATAGTCTCCATCTGAAGCTGCTTTAAATCAAACGCATTGAACAATGGACAGAGGTCTCGTCTCAGTATTTTTCACATGAATCTGTTTCTCCATATAATCACTCACAATTAGCTGTGATGTTCTCGACGGACTCCAGAGGGACTTCGATGGTTTTATTTTTGGACTTGATATTTACGATGGTCACAGTATGACTGtcttcagcagtttttttttttttaaaggtcgcCGGTGTTTAAAGTGAAACATACGAGTTGCAgctgtgtcctccagctctgtaGCTGCGACACACTTCTACAGAGGGCCGACAGCAAAATGCTGCGGTCCTGTCCGTGAACAGAGCGTCTTGAAAAGGTGTCAGCTGGAGTAACGCCGACACACATGAAGCATCTGAATAATTTCCTTTGTCACGTCCTGATGAAGAATTTTCCTTTGTCGAAAGCCAAAGGAAGTCTTTGAAACGTCACTCACTCTTCAGAGCCCATCCTCTTTAGGTCTTTACATCAGGCAGGCACGGCTGCACACGTCGTCAAAGTCTGGAACACCCACATTAAAAAGCTTTAAGGAGGACAGCCAGGGCAGGAAAATCCACTTGATGAAGTCCAGCAGTGAAATGAGGAGTGAAGGGCGAGATTTACTTGAACTTACGGGGTTACACAATCTGCAGTCTTGGCCTTTATGCTCTATGAACCCTTTCCAGGCTCTTGAGAGGTTGTGTTTATGGAGTAGAAGTGCTATGCATGTTtccctgtgtttgtgttgagacTGGAGGTCCTACAGACTCCATGTTGATACTGAGGGGCCGCGCTGGAAATGCTGTGAGATTTTTCACACAGCTGTCTGAGGCCTCTGTGTCCACAGCGGTGGAGAGCTACTGTGTGCATAACGCTTCAACATGTAAACATTAATGGACTTACtgttatttttagaaaaaatattttagggGGAGTCAAAGAGCTTTAAATCATGGGTAATTTACCTGTGTGCACGCTACTGAAAACTAATTCCTCTTATATTATTGCTGTAAATGTCGGTACTGATTCGCTCATGCAGttcactttaatgttttttgttttttgggggggaagatgctctaaaatgtCAATGCCATCAGTTGTACAGAGAAACAGATTATTGAGCAATTGATTGAGTCAGTTCAGGATTagtgagaggagaaaaacacgtgCTTAGGAAGACAGCAATCATTACAGTAGATTTGCTAACCCCAAAATTAAGGAATTAAGGGTGGGTTTTCAAGCAGAgtgcagagacagcagctctgcaactcttTTCACGttcatcaggaaaaaaatgagcaaacagAAACTTCATTAAGTGTAACTACTGCAGTTTTATATGACATCATTCAACACAATGGCATTTGTGAATAAACTAAATAAGTCCATTCTTAATCATATACTTGGTGAAACTTTTATTGATAAGCGAGGATCTTTGTTAAGCCATTAGAATGGCGAACCGTTTTTGTGTAGCTCTTAGTGATTAATTGAAGACTCTGATTGCACAGTAAAAAACATTGGCCAGTTAAAATGCAACATTTGACCAGATTTGGACAATTTTCAAAGTCCATTGATAAGATTTACAAACAATGCAGAGGTCAAGCTGATGTTGTGCAGCCTGGTACACGGTGCTGGATACATCATGGCCAACTGGGGGAAAACTGATGTAACGCTTCGTTTTGTTTGCATTGTTTACAGCTCAAAATAATGTTGGCACTTTTTTCGAGATTGTGCAAAATGGCAATTGTATTTACCGGAGTGCAAACACTGACTTTCACATGTAAACAGATttgataatgaaataaataaccaCCGAGATGCACCAAACACAAATTTCCTCCAATTTAAGCTGTTTCTGGAGAAAAGAGTTTTGGATTGGTTGGGGtgaattaattacattttagaTCCCTATTTACGCCACTTCACTGAAACTAGAATAGATTCTGCATTTCTGATCCAAAATGAAGTGctgttgggttttttgtttgttttaaacatcTTTTCCTGATTGTGAATGTGTTGCTAGAAGGTCAAAACCTTTATGCTGAGCTGTTCAGTGAAATCTGTTGCTTTAAGTGTGAATACCGCATGTTCGAATAAGGGCCCTTCGGAGCACGTGCCAAATTGGTTCGGTATCTTGGAGTCGGACGTGAGGTTTGACTCATCAGGACAAGCTGCTCATGTCTCCCCTCTGCCTTGATCTTATCCTCACAAATATTTCACTGAGCACATATTTTAAAGATCTTTACACAAGAAAATTGTGCAAGTGGGCTTTAATCAAAATCTAAAGAGTTAGTGGCCGTTTAAGGATTGTTACTTTAACCAAACTTGATAACTGCAGTGCATGAAGtgcacttatttaaataagTTGTGCCTCTGCTCAGGTTATTTACCACAATCCAACAGTATATAAAGCATCtgcatgtttactttttttttttttttaatcttgtgtaTTTACTGATTTTATGTTGACATAATCAGATTGACAAAGCATGGGAGCAACTGGGGTACTTTACTTCAACAACAAGATTATTCTAACTGTGGATTTGAAGTCACTGATTGTGACTGATAAAGCTAGATTGAACTAtatagaccctccagaaaaacgcgagcaaaatgtcttgattatgcgtacttaaatcccagattatgcgagctaaaatgcttgattatgcgaatgaatatgcagggtttttttggtattttatgcggtaaaattgcggacagttgtgaagtatgctgtgaaatatgcgaaaagatgccagatatgtaggttacccaCACACTCTCGCATGCACAGACGCTcgctcgcacgcacgcacgcacacacacacacacacacacacacacacacacacacacacacacacacacacacacacacgcacacacacacaccactccatcacattcattttatattagttcgttatttatcttatattgttactcaccaatgctcatcagtggaacacacacacacactttatcacaggttttagcaattgcacaaacacacagtgtgtgtgtgtgtgtgtgtgtgtgtgtgtgtgtgtgtgtgtgtgtgtgtgtttgtgtgtgtgtaattgctaaaacctgtgaatAAACCGTTCCATACGGTGtatcaaatgaactggtttccttgttaactggtgactgacttcctttagcacttcctgctgttgcTGCGAGCAGCAgcggatgttgaaatcagactcttTAATGGTCGGACaaggctttttgtctggtttttaacatctatcagcaacaagggacgtgaaagaaacccagtcagcagttaatagggaaaccagtgattccaaaacaccggctccgctccggtttctggacacttctTCTCCGCTAgccagctgctgcgttcaggtgagtggagctgctgcagataACTGAAACTTGGTCGTTCACAtaaaggcagcggtgacagctggactcaggagacactcaggagacacgtgaaggaagcgtggacagtttgcacaaagtagcggctctcagacagctgtgaaccggctctcatcattcacttaaaatagccgttcaaacgaacgacttgttcattgaacgtcacagcacttcaagcgagaccatttcttttttttgcggtaaatgtgagattattgcgggaattatgcgcccttttggaaaatatgtggcccctgcataatcagcggcaaaacagtgatttatgcgtgaattcatgcgatcgcataatcgcgtttttctggagggtctaactATAGCACTGTATCAGACATTGAAAAATACTCTTGCAGCCCATAGTATAACATTCAGAAGACTTGTGGAAATCCATGAGAAAATGTGAATATGATAATGTGTTCCCAGATAAACAATGTTTAAGCTGCTCTGTCTCACTCTTCTAATCCTTGCAGGTGAGGTGATTTGTCAAGATGATACCACAGATGCCCCAGATGCCCCATATGCACAGTCCACTGCTGGTATATAAGCTGCTACATATTTACAACTTAACTGGGCTTTTTAAGATTGTTAATCTATGCCTTTATGAAAAGATGCCACGGTGATGTGATAACCGACAAAGCGGTGTctttggttttcagctgcagctccagactcAACTGCCACTCCACGTGGCACTGATGCCCTAACCGCCGGTCCCACTGCTTCTGCTGCCCCCGGGGGCGGCTCATTCACTACCATTCTTGTGGCATTCGATCCCAGCAGCCAGGACGGAGACACTAGAGCAACCACTGCTGGATCAGATGTTGGAAACGTGGCTGGAGCGGCTGTCGTCGACTCCGATTCTGGGAAAAATGTTGGAGTAAGTGCAAAACTCCTGCAAAAGTTACCACAGATGTTTCATCACAATGAGATCAAAGTCACCGTGATGATTACAAACTACTTTCCAGACGCAAGTAATGGCTCTTTTCAAACCAAATGATACAAATTGCCACAAGAACAACAACGTTTCTCCACCAACACATCGGTCAGACCATTTATATGCCTCTTTAGATCAATGTGCTCGTAACAATACCCCTCCTAATTGGCTGAAATCATTGTCAAGCTATATTTAACGCCACACTGAAATAGAAGAGATCTCATCCCTCCTACATTGTGGTGACACTTCTCCTTTCTGAAGGCCTTTATCAGGCCCCCTGCACCCAGAGGATGTGGTCTACCTCGCGTAGATGGAAGTAGATGACTGCAGCTGGACGGCTAACAGTTGGAAATGTGGCCCTGATAAAGGCGGATCTCTTCTCAGACATTCCTCAGCCGTTATAAATCGTGAGACTGTGTTCTTGGCGGGAGTCAAATGAAGTGGAGGGGGTGACGTTTCCTCTCTTGCTCTGGGGTCCCTGAGCCACTCGGGTGTGGTTTCATTTTCCAGGCAAAAAGCCTTTCAGACGCACTCAAGTTTTATCTCAACATGAATGGGAGGAACATTTACAGCACTTCAAACTCTTGTCATCTCAGTTAACCATTACATGTTCCTGcacaaagttttttcttttttttcattagtttcagttttaaagtgCATATGATTAACTACGAAGTCAAAAGGGCACAATGTCTTGCAccgaaggaggaaaaaaatggtaATTTATTAGGCTTTGGTAAACAAGAAGGAGATGGAACATAAACTGTGGATCAAATAGGTGGATGAGTTTTTTTGACCTCATTCAAGCTACATCAAAAGACTGTATTTTGGAATTAAATGTTAGATCAAAACCAGCGCATCAGAATCAGATCTGGGAAAACATATCAAGAAAAGAACTGAACAATAATTGGAGATTTCTGATAAAAGTATCGTCTGATCCCAATTTCTTCACCGGGCTTTGCAGTTTTTGTTAATTCATGTAGTGGTTTCACGCGGTCCCTGAGCTGAGATAACGTTGACATTGCTTGGACATGGGCCTCTTTAACCATCTTCATCACGCTGACAGCTAAGATGAAAGAACTATTTGAGTTGGAGGATGGCGCCGACGGCAAAgtctcctgttttcttttggaTTTGGAAGTTTAAATTTGTCACACCTGCACCTTTTCTGACCTTGCTCTCGCCTCTCAACAGAGTGAAACAGGTGACGACagcgactcctcctcctcctcatcatcatcatcatcgggCTCCTCTGTGTTCGTGGGAATCCTGGTCAGCGGTCTGCTTGCTGCCCTTGCGATCACCATCGGCTACTGCAAATGCCAGCGCAGGCCAGAGAAGAAGGGAGTGAAGCTGGTGAGCAAATGTTTCTGTATCTCCCATCAAAAAAGGATAAACCACACGGTCAGCAACTCACGCAGTCATTCGCTGATTTTTCATCTCTTATTTCTAATCTGAGCTACTTTCCTCGCCGTGACCTTCGCGCGCTCATTATAAATAAACAACTTCTGCGGATATCTGCAATCACGGGCCTCATTATGGGTCCGTGATGACTTTGAATGAATTTCCTTGGGTAAGGTCCGCGCTGTACACAGCATCTGAAATCAAAACAGCACCATTTCCCCTTTGAATCGACGTGTGCCAGTGTTTTAATTAGGGAATGTTGCTGGCCGGCCATCAGAGAGAAtaggcagagaaagagagagcgggCCTCATCCAGAGACCCACGCCCGGCTTTATTCATCTGCACAGCACGCTGTTTTTCATTTACGAGCCAGACGCAGCTGTTCCTCTGCACCGCTCACAACACGACATGATAGAGACCACAGGAGAGGGTGTGTTTGTTAGGAACTCTGGAAAGGTGTGATGTGTTATTCAGCACATCTGTATGTCTTTGTCTGCAACTCTGTGcgtgaagaaagaagaagaagtcttATATGTAAACAAAACTGGATGCATTTATTTGCAGATCTAATAAACACAACTTCCTTTCATTGCTGCTTAGTGCAGTTTATTGCAACATATATTGCACTTATTAAATTAGTTTTGATTTGAAGAATTgaattttattgactttttttccattatgtgactttttaaaatgaGAGATAATCCCATTTCAGCCCATTAATATGAATTAAAATCAATCTGAAAGAGGAAAAGTAACCACTCATCTCATTAAATGTGTTATGCAATGTGTTTCTAGCTGCATTTTATAATTTGTGACCgagaaatgtaacttttttaGTATCACGTGGTTGAAATCTTATTAACAAATAGTTTatgaacaataaaacacagggAACATGTTAAATGTCAATCCTAAGACATTTCCCACTTACAAAATCCCTCAAAAG
The DNA window shown above is from Salarias fasciatus chromosome 20, fSalaFa1.1, whole genome shotgun sequence and carries:
- the cd34 gene encoding uncharacterized protein cd34: MATSNWRMNGLWRRMAGVLVLCTLLLSSEVICQDDTTDAPDAPYAQSTAAAAPDSTATPRGTDALTAGPTASAAPGGGSFTTILVAFDPSSQDGDTRATTAGSDVGNVAGAAVVDSDSGKNVGSETGDDSDSSSSSSSSSSGSSVFVGILVSGLLAALAITIGYCKCQRRPEKKGVKLAEEAYPVDQDNQGNTLVSVAPLNPPPETPEKPSANGESTEAAKAQTPPPTNGHSTAKAADTEL